TAGGGCAACGGCAGCAACGGTTGGTTTTAGCATTGACATAACAGCAATAAAGTAATGTGAAGGAGACACAGACGGCGAATCGATACTTAATGGTACTGCGATTTTGCTTGATTGCACGGGGTTCCCCGGAGCGCTGAACCAATCTGCATCAGCGGCTTGACGGCGGTGCTCAGAAAATATTAAACGGCGATGCAGACGATGCCCAAGAAACAGAAGTTCCCACATTTACTCAATTCTAAATGGACCGCCCGGGAAGCCACCTTTGGCTGGCGACATTTTCAGGTCGTTAATCGGAAGAATGAAGATAAATGGGTCTTTGCTGAGCTCGTGTCTTCTTGCGATCCAACCGTCCGATTTTGGATTAATGCCAAAGTCCTTCAGGACCGGCGCCGGTGGCTGGCTGGCTGGAAAACCCTTGAGGAAATTCAAGCGATCGACGATCGGGCTAAAGCTGCATCTCCAAGGCCATGAAATTTCACCGTTAAAACCGATCGACATCCGGAAACTGCTTCGCCGCAACGGCTCTTGCACCTTCCCCACAAGTCTTAGGCGTCGGAAACAATTTCGTTGGATTCGCAATTTGCTTTGGATCAAACGCCTGCTTGACTAATTGCATCGTCGCCATATCCGCCGCACTAAACATATCCGGCATATAGCAGCGCTTCTCCGCCCCAATCCCATGTTCACCCGATAAACTACCGCCCACC
The DNA window shown above is from Romeriopsis navalis LEGE 11480 and carries:
- a CDS encoding TIGR02450 family Trp-rich protein, with the protein product MPKKQKFPHLLNSKWTAREATFGWRHFQVVNRKNEDKWVFAELVSSCDPTVRFWINAKVLQDRRRWLAGWKTLEEIQAIDDRAKAASPRP